The sequence CTACCCAACAGACCTTGGCAGACTAGCGTATTACGGCGAGCGTGGCGTGCTTTGTCTATTAAGCGATAGCACAAACAGCTACAAAGAGGGCTTTACAAAGAGCGAAAGCAGCGTTGGTAAGACCTTTGACGCGATATTTTCAAAGGCAAAAGGCCGCGTCATAATGAGCACATTTAGCTCAAATATCCACCGAGTCTATCAAGCGATCGAGTGGGGCTTAAAATACAACCGCAAAGTCTGTGTCATCGGTAGATCAATGGAGAGAAATTTATACACTGCTATGGAGCTTGGCTACATCAAGCTTGATAAGAAAATTTTTATCGATGCAAACGAGGTTGGTAAATTTAAAGATGACGAGGTGCTTATCGTCACTACTGGCTCTCAGGGCGAGACTATGAGCGCGCTTTACCGCATGGCGACAGATGAGCACAAATATATAAAGATAAAGCCGACTGATCAGATAATCATCAGCTCAAAAGCGATCCCAGGCAACGAAAACAGCGTCTCAACGGTGCTAAATTTCTTACTAAAATCAGGCGCGAGCGTCGCTTATCAAGACTTTAGCGAGATCCACGTCAGCGGTCACGCAGCGCAAGAAGAGCAAAAGCTGATGCTTCGCCTCATAAAACCAAAATTTTTCTTGCCGGTGCATGGCGAGTACAACCACATCGCAAAGCATAAAGAGACGGCCATTAGCTGTGGTGTGGATGAGCGAAATATCTATCTAATGAGCGACGGCGATCAGATGGAGGTTTGCCAAAAGTACCTAAAACGTGTAAAAACGGTAAAAACTGGCAAAGTCTTCATAGATAATCAAATAAATAAACAAATCGCAGACGACGTCGTCATCGACAGACAAAACCTAGCTGAAGCAGGGGTCGTCATGATAATCGCTCAAATTTCACGTCACGGCGCAAAACTCATCAACAAACCTCGCGTCATCAGCTACGGCCTTGTGGGCGACAAGCAAGACGCCGAGTTTAGAAAAGAGATGGAGGGCGTGCTAGAGCAGTATTTAAGCAACGTCAAAGAGGAGCTTTTGAAAGATAGCAGACTACTCGAGTCACAGGTGCGCCAAGTGATCAGAAAGCACATATTTAGAAAGGTCAAAAAGTACCCAACTATCGTGCCGATCATCTATCTAATGTAAGGAAAATTTATGCAAAAAGCCAACCAAATCGCCGCTGAAGTCTTAGAGATAGAAGCAAACGAGCTTTTAAGACACGCTAAAAGCGTGGAGATAGAAGATGCTGTAAATTTGATATTTAACGCAAAGGGCAAAGTCATAGTAACAGGCGTGGGCAAGAGCGGTCACGTGGGCGCAAAAATCGCTGCCACGCTTGCAAGCACTGGTACGCCAAGCTTTTTCTTACATCCGACAGAGGCCATGCATGGCGATCTTGGCATGATAGAAAAAGACGACATCTTGTTAGCCATTAGTTTTAGTGGCGAGAGCGATGAGCTTATCAAAATTTTGCCTCACGTAAAGCGCTTTGGCGTGAAAATCGTCGCCATGGCAAGAAGCAAGACAAGCTCACTTGGTAAATTTAGCGATGCTTTTATAGATATAAATGTAGAGAAAGAGGCGTGCCCACTAAATGCCGCCCCAACGGCATCAACCACGCTAACGTTAGCTCTTGGCGATGCGTTAGCTGTTTGTTTGATGCAAAAGCGCGGCTTTAAAAAAGAGGACTTTGCAAATTTTCATCCAGGTGGCAGCCTTGGCAAGAGGCTATTTTTGAAGGTCAAAGACGTGATGAGAAGCGAAAATTTACCGATAGTCCGCTGGAATGCAAGCCTAAAAAGCGCGATCGATACTATGACACATGGCAAGCTTGGCACGGTTCTCATCGTCGATAAAGATGGTGTGCTAGACGCTCTTTTAAGTGACGGCGATCTTAGGCGCGCGCTTATGAGAGAGGACTTTGACCTAGAAGAACCAGCGATGAAATTTGCAACCATGCATCCAAAAGAGATAAATGACAAAGAGATGTTAGCCGTAGATGCGTTAGCTTTAATAGAAAAGTATAAAATTCAGCTTCTAGCTGTCGTAGAAAATGGTGTGCCTGTGGGCGTTTTACACATCCATGACCTTGCAAATTTAGGACTATAAAATGGAAAAAACAAGACTAAATAAATTTATCTCACACAACACAAACTACTCACGCCGTGAGGCAGATGAGCTGATAAAAGCTGGCAAGGTTAGCATAGCAGGGCGTGTGGTTAGCGACCTTGCCACAAGCGTGGATGAAGATGACAAAGTGCGCATAAATGGCCGTTTGATAAAGCTAAAAAAAGAATTTACCGTTATCGTTTATCACAAACAAAAGGGCGAGCTAGTTAGCAAAAAAGATGACCGCGGACGAAAGACGATCTACGACACGTTAGATAAGAAATTTGCCAAATTTGTTAGCGTAGGGCGCCTAGACTACGCAAGTGAGGGACTACTTTTACTAACTGACGCTCCAGCGATCGCCACAGCGCTCATGAATAGCGACTTAGAGCGCGAATACTACCTAAAGGTAAAAGGTGAGGTGACAAAAGAGGTGATAGAAGCGATGACAAATGGCTTTTTCGCCAAGGATGCCACCAAAGGCGCTCACGCAAAAACTACTATAAAATCAATGGAATTTAAGCCATTTCTAGCCTATAAAGTCTTTGGCTCAAGCGGTGGCTACACAAAACTAAAGGTCATCATAAATGAGGGTCAAAACAGAGAGCTACGCCGCTTCTTTGGCTACTTCGACCTTGAAGTGATGGACCTAAAACGTGTTAGTTTTGGACGCGTTAGCCTTGATATGCTAAAGCCTGGCAAATGGCGCTACTTTGAAAATAGCGAATACGAAGACCTAAGAGACTTTTTAAAAGTTAATAACGTTAGATACTAACATCAGGCTTGTTTCTCTAGCAAAAAGGCAAGCTAAATTTACAAAAATGAAGAAGAGATGAAAAAGATTGTTCTTTTATCCATGATCTTACTAACTACCAGCTTTTGCGAGGATCTTTTCAAACTTGGGCTTGAAGCTTATAATAAAGGCGAGTTTGATAAAGCTGCCAAGCAATGGCAAAAAGCTTGTGACGATAATGTCGCCCGTGCTTGTCATAACTTAGGAGTTTTATACGAGGACGCTAAAGGCGTAAAACAAGACTATCACAAAGCAGCCAAGCTATATAAAAGGTCATGCGATGGCGGATTTGCTGGTAGCTGCCTAAATTTAGGGGCTTTATATATAAAAGATCAAGGCATAGGACAAGACTATATCAAGGCTATCAATCTATACAAAAAGGCTTGCGACGGCGATATCGCCCAAGCTTGCCATAACTTAGGTGTTTTATATGCGCTAGGCAAATACATAAATCAGGACTATCGCTTGGCAAAAAGATACGTTTTTAAAGCTTGCGCTCTAGGTTTCCAAGATGGGTGCGACTATCTTAATAAAATGATTGCCGCAGACGAGAATGATGAAAAGATTGAGATCATATTTAAAACTATGAGTAAAACTATCAATCATCTAAAACAAATCGACTAACTTCGTAAATTTATATCTTATTTTCTGAAAGTAGGATGTTTATATATGGATTTAGAAGTGTTTCGCCACGTGCTGCGTAGAGCAAGACCTCTTTAAAGTAGTTGTCGTTTATGCCGTAAGTGTGAAACTCATACGCCCCTATGCCGTATCCCATCGGCGTGATATCGACCCTCGAGTACCAGGCATCTTGCGCTAGGATGTAGCGGTTTGTATCTCTTGAATAGACATATAACTTGATCTTATCTTTGCTCTTTTGCGCCATATACCAGATGAAAGAATTTGTGACGTCGTTAAAAAAGTAGATGTCGCCATTTGGCATGATCGCCTGAGCTGTGTCGTTGTTATCAGCGATGAGCGTCCTGCTCTCATAACATATAAATTTATTTGGCGTAAGCTGCTCTATGGGCTCAGACTTGCCGTTATTTAGGACTAAAATTTTATCGTCGCTTATGTCAGCATTATAGGCGAGCACGGCTAAGACTAGAGCCAACAAACAAAGAGAAAAAATTTGCTTTATCAAAATAAAAATCCTCTTAACAAATAGTATTTGAGCACGTAAAGCGAGCAGATCAGCACGCAAACACTTAGCCAGATCGATGAAAATTTAAGCTTGTGCGAGTAGTTTGTCTTTGTGATGATCTCCACAAGATATGGCATAAGGCCGTAAAAAATGCCCAAAAACAAACTGCCCCAGATGAGGTAGCCAACGTAAAAATAGTCGCTTCTTAGCATGCAGTATGGGCACTTGTGATTTGGCTGCTCATAAACGTAAAGACCAAAAAAGTAGGTGATAGCATAGTAGCTAAGCACTAAAAATAGCAAATTTGCCACAAAGCTTGCCATGCTTTGCTTTAAGAAATTTAGCGCCAAAATGACAAAAAATAGCACGAAAAAGGCGCTTACTAAGCCAAAATTTGTATAGCCAAATGGCAGCTTTGGAGCTTGAAAAGTGACCGAGCAGCAAAAGACTGGCACCTTTAGCGGGATGTTATAAAAAAACGAAATTTCTATGCCGAGCTCTATTAGTATCATCACAAAAAGGCAGATGAAAATGGCATATTTTTTCTTTAGATATGGGAAATTTAGAGCCTGCAAGTCGAGTTTGTTTATGACCAGCCAGATACCAAGCCCAAAGATCAGCAAAATTTTAGTGAGCATCAAGATGCCACCAAATTTATTTGAGCCGATCACGCCAGCCGAGCACATAGCCCCTGGCACGATGTCAGAGAGCTCATTTAGACAAAGTGCGAAAAATATAAACAAAACGATCTTTGTGCAGACGCTAAAGAGCAAGATCGTATTTACAAGGTAGTTTTGCTTTTCAAGTGAGTATTGAAGCGATGTTAGCGCGTTATAGTCCCACGATCTTACTATCCTAACGACATAAAATAGTGAAATGCCCATCAAAACTAACAGCACAAACTCCGCTAACAAAAAGGCGATAACGGCGTTTGATAAAAATACGCTCATACTATCTCTCCGTTTTGCAAGCTAACAACTCTATCTGTGGCGCTTAGCTCGTCAAAAATGCTATCGTGAGTGGCGACTATGACGCTTTTTTTAAGCGCTTTAAATGACTCAAGTAGGCCTAAAAATGCACGCGAATTTTGCCTATCTAAATTTGCCGTTGGCTCATCAGCCAAAATGATATCCGCATCCATTGATAAAGCCCTAGCCACCGCACATCTTTGGCGCTCGCCACCGCTTAAATTTGATACATTTTCATCTCTTTTGTGTGAGATATTTGCAAGCTCAAGAGCCTTTTTTATCATCTCTTCACGCACGTTTGCCTTAAAATTTGTTAGAGCAAACGGAGCTAACAAATTTTCATAGACGCTTAAGCCCTCTATGAGGTTAAAATTTTGAAAGACAAGCCCAAGCCTTTTATGTCTAAGCTCGGAGCAAAATGAGTCAGGCAGCTTTGCTATGTTAGTGCCGTCTATCAAAATTTCTCCGCTAGTTGGCTTTTGAAGTAGGGCGATGAGCGAGAGTAGGGTGCTTTTGCCACTTCCGCTAACGCCTTTTAGTATCACTAACTCGCCGTTATTAACGTCTAAATTTATATTTTTTAGAGCGCAAAACTCGTTTTGTTTGCCTTGGTTATAGACTAGGCTAACGCCTCTAATATTTATCATTTTAGCCCCTCGTTTATGTCGCCACACGCCACACGCCACGATGGGATAAGCACAAATGCCAAAAATGGTATGACGCCAAAGACAAAGATCAAAAAGAGCTTATCAAACTCCAAAATAGGCGTGAAATTTGTAAAATTTAAAAGCTCATCGCCTAAAAATATCCCCTTTAAAAATGGAGCATTAAAAACAAACACAAAGATATAAGCTAACATAACGCCAAGCAAAAATGCGCTAACGCTAACGATGAAATTTTGTATAAATTTTAAAAAAATGATCTCTTTTATACTAAAGCCGATGCTTCGCAAAATGGCTATCTCGCGCTTTTTACTACCATAGGCAAGTGAAATTTGATTTTTAAGTAGCACGAAAAATATGAGCATAACGCTAACATAAATGCTCATAAAAATTCCGCCCTTATAGTAGTAAAGGTGCCTGACTTTTGCCACCTCGTCTTCTATGCTAAGAGCAAATGAATTTGGATATAAATTCTCTATCTTTAAAGCCACTTGGCTGATCTCGTCGCTGTTTGGCACGTCTACATAGAGCTTTGTATATTCTTCGTCTTTTAAATTTAAGATAGCCCTCAAGGTATTTGGGTGTAAAAATATCGCGTTATTTGAGACTAGGCCGCTTTGTTTTGGCATGGTTTTTAGAATTTTTACTGGTATCATGCGCTGTTCTGTTAAGAAGTTAAAGCTCTCGTCGTAGTAAAGCTCATTCATAGCCGCCTTTACGCCCTCGCCAACGATCATCTCGTCTTCTTTTAGGCTATCATCCTCATATAGATGAAACCAAACGCGCTTTTGCACGAAGTAGTACTCCCCATCAACCACACCCCTAACGTCAGCCACGCCATCGATCTTTGAGATATCGTAGATATAGCCAGGGTGCATGAGGTCTCTTTTGCCAGCACGAAACGCGCTAACAACGATACTTGAGCGATCTTTTACTAAATTTATAAGATCGTGCTGGATCGAGCCAGAGATGAAAAGCACCGAGCTTAGCACGAAGATAATGAGCGCAAATAGACAAAAGCTAAAGAGATGATCTTTTTTGTCTTTAAAGAGCAGGATCACAGAGTAATTTATGAAATTTCTACTTATCATATACAAAGCCCTTTTGCTCTTTTAGACTAAAGCTAGAAGCTAAATTTGCCCTTGTTATCTTTGAAATTTCTCTTAGCTCATCTTGCTTTGCTTTGTGGTCAAAGCTAAGGTAGTGCGCCGCTAAAAGCGTGTAAGAGAGTCCAAAAAATAATGCCAAAAATGCTAGAAATTTCACTTTACTTACCGATAAATGTCTTTATCTCGTCAAATTTTATGACACCTTTGCCGGCGTGATCTTTCATAAAGCTCTGAGCCTTTGCTTCGTCTTTAAATGGGATAAACTCCTCGCCCATCGGTCCAAAAACATTTGAGCCATGAACGTAAAACGCATCTTTTGCATCAAGCTTTTCAAGCGTGTAATAATCACTCACATAAGCCTCTTTCATCTTATCGTTTGCATAGTAAAACTGCGCCATATCTTTTACGCCGTCAAAGTAATAGTCCTTGCCATCAGCCTTGATAAGTGTCGCCCATGGAGAGTTTTTCACGATCATACCGCACACTGCACATCTCGTACCCTCTGGCACGACTATCCTCTCAGGTTTTTTAGCCTTAGCCTCTTTGCCCTCTTTGCCTAAATTTGCTGGAGCGTCCCATAGATAAAGAGCTGCGGCTTGCAAGTGCTTGTCATACTCTGGAGCTTTGTTAGCCTCTTTTGCGTCGCACACTTTTTTAAGGTGAGCTTTTAGCTCAGAGATAGCCTTAAAGTTTTTTGGATCAGTTTTGTCGCAGTTTGCCTCGTAAAATTCCTTACCATGTGCGTAAACGCCGTCCTCGCGCTTAGCTTTGATCATCTTATTATCGCCTGCAAAGTCTTGTCCAGCGACCTCGTAAGCTTTGGCAAAGTTCATTATCTCGCCGCCATTTGCTGCTTGAAATTCTTTCGCGTCGGCCTCGGTTGAGAAGGCGTATTTGCTATTTCTAGTCATCGTCCCTTTGACGCTACTGCCAACTACGTAAAATGCCTTATTTACGTCGATCAAATTTAAATTTTTAGTATCAACGACTTGCGCGTCGCTTGGGATCTTGCCTTCTGTGAGCTCATATAAGCAGTGGAGTGACGCTACTTGTTTGCCGTTATAAACGTGGTTTGTTTTATAAAATTTAACCAAATTCATACCGCAAACTGCGCAGTACTCTTTGCCTTCGCCACTTCCTACCAAAGTAGCTTTACTAGGCTCGACGCTTTGAAACATAGGCTGCATTTTATTAGTGGCTGCGCCGTGATCATGCGTACAAGTAGCAAAAAGTAGGCTAGCAAGTAGTGCGGAAGCCAAAACAGAACGTAAAATCATATCATCTCCTTTAGTGTATTAACTCTTTTTTTAGCATTTTTATATTTTCTTGCGATAACTCACCCTTTTCATAGAGCTTTTTTAACATCTCATCGTCAAATTCTATCTCGTAGTAGCCCTTTACAAACTCACTAAATTTATCAAACTCATCAAATGCATAGCCAAGCAGCCAGCGTCCGCCGTTATTGCCACTGACTAAATTTTGATGCTCCGCTCCGTCATACCAGATAAAAAAGGTCGTCTGCTCTATCTCATCTGGCAAGAAGTAAGAGCGAAATTTAGCAGCCTCGCCACTATAAATTTGCTCTATCACGCTTTTGTCTGCTGTGTTAAGCGAATTTAGCTCATTTTCGTGATCAAACCCTCTAACCAGCACCGCCTCACGCGCAAATATCACATCGAGTAGATCGCCCTGCCCGTTATCTACCACGTATCTTAGGCTATTTTCATCCTCTCTTTTAGAAATGAGCCTTAGATACTCTTCATCTGGCTCTAAAAAGGCGCTGTCTAGTAGATAAAGCGCCTCTAGGCTTGCCTCTTTATTGCCCCAGTTTTTAAAACTCATCAATTCTTTCCTAAAATTTCTAAATTCTCACACGCCTCTTTTAGTCCATTTTTGCAGCTTTTAGTGAAAATTTCACGTGCTTTTTCTACGTCCTCTTTCACGCCTTTGCCCTCAGCTAGCATGATAGCGTAGTTGTTACAGCCTTTCTCATAGGCGTATATGCATGCTTGCTCGTAAAGCTTTGTCGCTTTTGTAAGGTTTTGATCAACCCCTTGCCCATAAACATATAAAAATCCAAGATTATCACATCCTATGCCAGCTTCGTTTGCGCAGGCCATTTCGTAGTATGTTTTGGCTTTTGCGTAGTCCTTCTCGGCGCCCTCGCCTTGAGCGTATAGGTAGCCAAGGTTGCTACATCCCATGCCGTCCCCTGCTTTGCAAGCCTTTTCATAAAGCTCTTTTGCTTTTTTTAGGTCTTTTGCCACACCAGTGCCATTTGCATAGAGCAAGCCAAGCTCGGTGCAGCCCTCGTTGTCGTTACATGCTTTTTCATAAAATTTAACTGCTTTTGCTAGGTCTTTTTCTACGCCTTTGCCCTTTTCATAGACGTAGCCAAGGTTGCTGCAAGCCATAGAGAAATTTTGATCGCAAGCCTTTTCATAGAGCATTGCCGCCTTTGTCTCATCTTTTTTGACGTTGCCGTCGCCCCTGCTGTAAAGCACAGCTAGGTTGTAGCAGCCTGATGCCTTTTTCTCTTTGTCGCAAGCATCTTCATAAATTTGCGCTAGCTTGTTGTGATCATCTTTTGCGTTTAAAGCCTCTTTGATGTAGCCAGCATTTAAAACGCATAAACTAGCAGCCAATAAAATCAAACTCTTCATCATATCTCCTAAACTACTTTTATATCTCTGCCGCGGTAGGCTAGGGCGATCAGCAAGGCAAGAGCCGCTAAGATCAAGTATATTAGCCCAGAAACGCCAAAACTTTCGCCATTTGCGTATGAGTGAAGTCCGCTAAGGTAGAAATTTACTCCAAAATATGTAAAAAGCACCGAAGCAAATGATAGCACGCTAGCTGTTAAAAAGACAAAAACGCCCCTTAGTTTTGGTATAAACCTTAAATGAAGCACTATGGCATAGACGATGATCGTGATGTATGACCAGCTCTCTTTGCTGTCCCAGCCCCAGTATCTACCCCAGCTCTCATTCGCCCAGACGCCACCTAAGAAATTCCCTATAGTTAGCAAGCTAAGTCCAATAATAAGGCTTAGCTCGTCGGTGGCGGCTAGGTATCTTATCTGCTCGCTAAGTTTTTGCTCGTTTTTGTCATTTTTTAGAGCCATCAAGATAAGTCCCACAAGCCCCAGCACAAAGCCAAAGCCCAAAAAGCCGTAGCTTGCGGTGATGACGCTTACATGCACGCTAAGCCAAAATGACTTTAAAACTGGGACTAAATTTGTTATCTGTGGGTTTATAAAATTTAGATGAGCAACGAGCAAGCTAACACTTGCAAAGAGCGAAGCAGCGCCTAGTGCGAAGCTTTGATGCTTGAAAAATAGCACCCCAGCTAGCACGCTTATAAGCGAGATATAGACTAAACTCTCATAAGCATCGCTCCAAGGTGCGTGACCTGAGATGTAAGCGCGTAGGGCTAAATTTAGAGCATGCACTATAAATGCAGTAAAAAACGCAAGACTAAGCGCTCTTTCAAATCTAAATTTCCTCCCAAAAAATATCCTATAAAAGCCAAGGGCGAGCGAAGCAAGAGCTAGGATCATGTAAAAATAGATAAGAAATTTAAATATCTCCATTTGGTTATAAAGCACTTCAAGGCTAATTTTCGCCTCGCTTGGCGCAAGAGAGCCTAGAGTGCTTCTTTGATAGCTTGAAATTTGCTCCAAGCATTTATTGGCGCCCGCGCACTCGCCACTTTTTACGCAAAGACTTAAATTTTCTATGTAAGCTCCTAAAACGCTTTTAAACTCGTTTGAAATTTCATCTTTACTAAAGGCTTCATTTACGCCTAGCCACGTGATCGCTTTGCCATTTTTAGCAGGGATAAATTTTAAAATTTCGCCCTTTAGCGCAAGGTATAAGACATTTAGCCTCTCATCAAATTTAATGACATCGCTATCAAATTTATCTCTTTTTGAGGCGGATTTTTCATTGGCAGCCTCTACAAATTTAGCCAGCTTATACTCGCCATTTTCGTTAAAAACGTCATTAAAGCTAGCAAATTTCTCGCTAACGCCAAGAAGCTCGCCCACACGCTTGCTTGTGATCTTTACTATCCTTTTATCCATCCACTCTTGTGGCGAGATGGCAAAAGAGAGCATCAGCTCATCGCTACTAAGCCCAAAGAGCGTCGTTTTGGTTGAAATTTTGCTTATTACCGCCCTTGTATAAGAGCTAGCTGGTGCGATCCTGCTATCAGTTTGAACTAAAATTTTGGCAAATTTATCTGCGTGGGCTTTAAAATTTGTAGCCTCATCGCTTGCAAAATTTGGCGTAGCGTTTAGCAAAAGTAGGGCCAAAAGTGCAAACTGCGTGCCTTTTATGAAGTTACAAAGTCTAAAAAATCGGCTCTTTTTGCTAAATAAATTTCCCACAAAGCCAAGGCAAAGCAGAAAATATCCGATGTAAGTTGGCACTTTGCCAGGATCAAAGCTGATCTCAAAGGCGCTTCCAAGCTCGTCAGCGTCGTATGATGACTGAAAAATTTTATAGCCCATGATGCTTAGTGGGTGATTTAGCGAAATTTCATGCTCGCTGCCTGCTATGCTTACTTTGCTCGTGTAAGATGATGGGCTATTTAGCCCTGCGTAGCGCTCTAGGATAAATTTATCAAGCCTTAGTGAAAATGGTAAATTTATAGCCCTTGAGCTAAAGTAAAATTTCGCCTCTTGCCCGTCAAAGCTTAAAATGCTAGGCTCAAGATTATATCCAGCGCCACCTTTTAGCTTGGCGCTTTTGCTCTTTTCATTAGCAAAGCCAGCCTCTATGCTAAGCGTAGCTGGAGCGTTTTTCTCATCCTTTTTGTAGCCAACTATCTTTATCTCAAATTCTTTGCCGTTTATATCTTTTTTAAAGCCAAAGTCGTTTTTGCCAAGTAGGCTAAGTTTTAGTGGATATTCAAAGCTTTCATTTGAAATTTGCACTCTTAAATAGGGCTTTGTGCTTTGCATATAGTTGCCACTCTCGCCTACTCTAAGATGCATAACGCCCTCTTCGCCAAAGTATCTTGTAAGCGCAGCAC is a genomic window of Campylobacter concisus containing:
- a CDS encoding ribonuclease J, with protein sequence MNDKNEEKVVTNQSKNNKRRRFRPKNKPKQEGETTEQTSLASKSVIDNFFAAEQAEAKTHAEPKSQNPRPKKQRNNKNQNKTGENNKPKEQKQQKEKPKQEPKAEAKNETKEQKEKPKKAKKPKKNLPAKLNGNEQWQQDIASAMEANKATHELRLEPLKYLNSSEHKIRITPLGGLGEIGGNMTVFETETSAIIVDIGMSFPSESMHGVDILIPDFDYVRKIKDKIKGVIITHAHEDHIGAVPYFYKEFKFPIYATPLPLGMINNKFEEHGLKQERSLFRSVEKRKPYLIGDFEVEWIHITHSIIDASALAITTKAGTIIHTGDFKIDHTPIDGYPTDLGRLAYYGERGVLCLLSDSTNSYKEGFTKSESSVGKTFDAIFSKAKGRVIMSTFSSNIHRVYQAIEWGLKYNRKVCVIGRSMERNLYTAMELGYIKLDKKIFIDANEVGKFKDDEVLIVTTGSQGETMSALYRMATDEHKYIKIKPTDQIIISSKAIPGNENSVSTVLNFLLKSGASVAYQDFSEIHVSGHAAQEEQKLMLRLIKPKFFLPVHGEYNHIAKHKETAISCGVDERNIYLMSDGDQMEVCQKYLKRVKTVKTGKVFIDNQINKQIADDVVIDRQNLAEAGVVMIIAQISRHGAKLINKPRVISYGLVGDKQDAEFRKEMEGVLEQYLSNVKEELLKDSRLLESQVRQVIRKHIFRKVKKYPTIVPIIYLM
- a CDS encoding KpsF/GutQ family sugar-phosphate isomerase: MQKANQIAAEVLEIEANELLRHAKSVEIEDAVNLIFNAKGKVIVTGVGKSGHVGAKIAATLASTGTPSFFLHPTEAMHGDLGMIEKDDILLAISFSGESDELIKILPHVKRFGVKIVAMARSKTSSLGKFSDAFIDINVEKEACPLNAAPTASTTLTLALGDALAVCLMQKRGFKKEDFANFHPGGSLGKRLFLKVKDVMRSENLPIVRWNASLKSAIDTMTHGKLGTVLIVDKDGVLDALLSDGDLRRALMREDFDLEEPAMKFATMHPKEINDKEMLAVDALALIEKYKIQLLAVVENGVPVGVLHIHDLANLGL
- a CDS encoding pseudouridine synthase encodes the protein MEKTRLNKFISHNTNYSRREADELIKAGKVSIAGRVVSDLATSVDEDDKVRINGRLIKLKKEFTVIVYHKQKGELVSKKDDRGRKTIYDTLDKKFAKFVSVGRLDYASEGLLLLTDAPAIATALMNSDLEREYYLKVKGEVTKEVIEAMTNGFFAKDATKGAHAKTTIKSMEFKPFLAYKVFGSSGGYTKLKVIINEGQNRELRRFFGYFDLEVMDLKRVSFGRVSLDMLKPGKWRYFENSEYEDLRDFLKVNNVRY
- a CDS encoding tetratricopeptide repeat protein yields the protein MKKIVLLSMILLTTSFCEDLFKLGLEAYNKGEFDKAAKQWQKACDDNVARACHNLGVLYEDAKGVKQDYHKAAKLYKRSCDGGFAGSCLNLGALYIKDQGIGQDYIKAINLYKKACDGDIAQACHNLGVLYALGKYINQDYRLAKRYVFKACALGFQDGCDYLNKMIAADENDEKIEIIFKTMSKTINHLKQID
- a CDS encoding ABC transporter ATP-binding protein codes for the protein MINIRGVSLVYNQGKQNEFCALKNINLDVNNGELVILKGVSGSGKSTLLSLIALLQKPTSGEILIDGTNIAKLPDSFCSELRHKRLGLVFQNFNLIEGLSVYENLLAPFALTNFKANVREEMIKKALELANISHKRDENVSNLSGGERQRCAVARALSMDADIILADEPTANLDRQNSRAFLGLLESFKALKKSVIVATHDSIFDELSATDRVVSLQNGEIV
- a CDS encoding ABC transporter permease, which codes for MISRNFINYSVILLFKDKKDHLFSFCLFALIIFVLSSVLFISGSIQHDLINLVKDRSSIVVSAFRAGKRDLMHPGYIYDISKIDGVADVRGVVDGEYYFVQKRVWFHLYEDDSLKEDEMIVGEGVKAAMNELYYDESFNFLTEQRMIPVKILKTMPKQSGLVSNNAIFLHPNTLRAILNLKDEEYTKLYVDVPNSDEISQVALKIENLYPNSFALSIEDEVAKVRHLYYYKGGIFMSIYVSVMLIFFVLLKNQISLAYGSKKREIAILRSIGFSIKEIIFLKFIQNFIVSVSAFLLGVMLAYIFVFVFNAPFLKGIFLGDELLNFTNFTPILEFDKLFLIFVFGVIPFLAFVLIPSWRVACGDINEGLK
- a CDS encoding nitrous oxide reductase accessory protein NosL, translating into MILRSVLASALLASLLFATCTHDHGAATNKMQPMFQSVEPSKATLVGSGEGKEYCAVCGMNLVKFYKTNHVYNGKQVASLHCLYELTEGKIPSDAQVVDTKNLNLIDVNKAFYVVGSSVKGTMTRNSKYAFSTEADAKEFQAANGGEIMNFAKAYEVAGQDFAGDNKMIKAKREDGVYAHGKEFYEANCDKTDPKNFKAISELKAHLKKVCDAKEANKAPEYDKHLQAAALYLWDAPANLGKEGKEAKAKKPERIVVPEGTRCAVCGMIVKNSPWATLIKADGKDYYFDGVKDMAQFYYANDKMKEAYVSDYYTLEKLDAKDAFYVHGSNVFGPMGEEFIPFKDEAKAQSFMKDHAGKGVIKFDEIKTFIGK
- a CDS encoding SEL1-like repeat protein; protein product: MKSLILLAASLCVLNAGYIKEALNAKDDHNKLAQIYEDACDKEKKASGCYNLAVLYSRGDGNVKKDETKAAMLYEKACDQNFSMACSNLGYVYEKGKGVEKDLAKAVKFYEKACNDNEGCTELGLLYANGTGVAKDLKKAKELYEKACKAGDGMGCSNLGYLYAQGEGAEKDYAKAKTYYEMACANEAGIGCDNLGFLYVYGQGVDQNLTKATKLYEQACIYAYEKGCNNYAIMLAEGKGVKEDVEKAREIFTKSCKNGLKEACENLEILGKN
- the ccsA gene encoding cytochrome c biogenesis protein yields the protein MKILNIYRLSLILLFILAFGAGVATFLENFYDTQTARVLVYEALWYECVMAACAICLAISIVKTKMYKKFGAFLIHLAFIVIFIGAALTRYFGEEGVMHLRVGESGNYMQSTKPYLRVQISNESFEYPLKLSLLGKNDFGFKKDINGKEFEIKIVGYKKDEKNAPATLSIEAGFANEKSKSAKLKGGAGYNLEPSILSFDGQEAKFYFSSRAINLPFSLRLDKFILERYAGLNSPSSYTSKVSIAGSEHEISLNHPLSIMGYKIFQSSYDADELGSAFEISFDPGKVPTYIGYFLLCLGFVGNLFSKKSRFFRLCNFIKGTQFALLALLLLNATPNFASDEATNFKAHADKFAKILVQTDSRIAPASSYTRAVISKISTKTTLFGLSSDELMLSFAISPQEWMDKRIVKITSKRVGELLGVSEKFASFNDVFNENGEYKLAKFVEAANEKSASKRDKFDSDVIKFDERLNVLYLALKGEILKFIPAKNGKAITWLGVNEAFSKDEISNEFKSVLGAYIENLSLCVKSGECAGANKCLEQISSYQRSTLGSLAPSEAKISLEVLYNQMEIFKFLIYFYMILALASLALGFYRIFFGRKFRFERALSLAFFTAFIVHALNLALRAYISGHAPWSDAYESLVYISLISVLAGVLFFKHQSFALGAASLFASVSLLVAHLNFINPQITNLVPVLKSFWLSVHVSVITASYGFLGFGFVLGLVGLILMALKNDKNEQKLSEQIRYLAATDELSLIIGLSLLTIGNFLGGVWANESWGRYWGWDSKESWSYITIIVYAIVLHLRFIPKLRGVFVFLTASVLSFASVLFTYFGVNFYLSGLHSYANGESFGVSGLIYLILAALALLIALAYRGRDIKVV